The following proteins are encoded in a genomic region of Pseudorca crassidens isolate mPseCra1 chromosome 5, mPseCra1.hap1, whole genome shotgun sequence:
- the LOC137224478 gene encoding pleckstrin homology domain-containing family A member 3-like, translating to MEGVLYKWTNYLTGWQPRCFVLDNGILPYYDSPDDVCKGSRGSIKMVVCEIKVHSADNTRMELIIPGEQHFYMKAVNAAERQRWLVVLGSSKACLSDTGTKKEKEISETSESLKTKMSELRLYCDLLMKQVHTIQEFVHHDENHSSPSIENMNEASSLLRATCNTFITTLEECVKIANAKFKPGMFQLCHLDPLVSPVSTNPVQMMKRPVSHPGSCSSERSSHSIKETVSTLHRISQRRRRTYTDTDSCNDVPLEDPDRPVHCSRNTLNGDLASATIPEESRLMAKRKSESEDPLPSFSS from the exons ATGGAGGGAGTTCTATACAAGTGGACCAACTATCTCACAGGTTGGCAGCCtcgttgttttgttttagataatGGAATCCTGCCCTACTATGATTCACCAGATGATGTTTGCAAAGGGAGCAGAGGAAGTATAAAGATGGTAGTTTGTGAAATTAAAGTCCATTCAGCAGACAACACAAGAATGGAATTAATCATTCCAGGAGAGCAGCATTTCTACATGAAGGCAGTGAATGCAGCTGAAAGACAAAGGTGGCTGGTTGTTCTGGGGAGCTCCAAAGCCTGTTTGTCTGATACTgggactaaaaaagaaaaagaaataagtgaaaccAGTGAATCTCTGAAAACCAAAATGTCTGAGCTTCGCCTCTACTGTGACCTCCTAATGAAGCAAGTTCATACGATCCAAGAATTTGTTCACCATGATGAGAATCATTCATCTCCCAGCATAGAGAACATGAATGAAGCCTCTTCTCTACTTAGGGCGACGTGTAATACATTCATCACAACGCTTGAGGAATGTGTGAAGATAGCGAATGCCAAGTTTAAACCCGGGATGTTTCAGCTGTGCCATCTGGATCCCTTAGTTTCTCCTGTGTCAACTAATCCTGTTCAAATGATGAAACGTCCTGTCAGTCACCCTGGTTCTTGCAGTTCAGAGAGGAGTAGCCACTCTATAAAAGAAACAGTGTCTACACTTCACCGAATCTCCCAGCGGCGCCGAAGAACCTACACAGATACagactc ttgtaATGATGTTCCTCTCGAAGACCCAGATAGACCTGTTCACTGTTCAAGAAATACACTTAATGGAGATTTGGCATCAGCAACCATTCCTGAAGAAAGCAGACTTATGGCCAAAAGAAAATCTGAATCGGAAGATCCTCTtccatccttctcttcctga